The Methanothrix soehngenii GP6 genome has a window encoding:
- a CDS encoding acylphosphatase, producing MTMRLTAIVSGKVQEVGYRARVIDIANAFGLRGMVENPKDGRVKIIVEGEDEKIKWFENAIVIKNALISVSSIEKSYSSANVEFEKFGKLVTKGETDTRLDTAAVYLKELVSAVNNMNDNLGGKMGQMLGKQDELLDEVRNMNDRLGGKMDQMLDKQDDLIIEVKDVNRKMDRVLETDIVELKSDMAEVKSALRAKGII from the coding sequence ATGACGATGAGGCTTACGGCAATTGTATCAGGCAAGGTCCAGGAAGTCGGCTACCGGGCTAGAGTGATAGATATCGCTAACGCATTCGGGCTCAGAGGCATGGTCGAGAACCCGAAGGACGGCAGGGTGAAGATCATCGTTGAGGGCGAGGATGAGAAGATCAAATGGTTTGAGAACGCAATTGTCATTAAAAATGCCCTGATCTCTGTCTCATCCATCGAGAAGAGCTACTCTTCCGCCAACGTGGAGTTTGAGAAATTTGGAAAGCTGGTGACAAAAGGCGAGACTGATACCAGGCTTGACACGGCAGCAGTCTATCTAAAAGAGCTGGTATCTGCGGTCAACAACATGAACGATAATCTGGGCGGAAAGATGGGCCAAATGCTTGGCAAGCAGGATGAGCTTCTTGACGAAGTCAGAAACATGAACGATCGCCTGGGCGGAAAGATGGATCAGATGCTCGATAAACAAGATGATCTTATTATCGAAGTCAAAGACGTGAACCGGAAGATGGATCGAGTACTTGAAACCGATATTGTCGAATTGAAGAGCGACATGGCCGAGGTTAAATCTGCCCTGAGAGCCAAAGGGATAATCTAA
- a CDS encoding metal-dependent hydrolase has translation MLLFAHVGLALATARLYSRLDLLFLALGSILPDIIDKPLGLLVFGTPNMGRTFAHTLLFLLILGAISLRLRDIRLASLTWGVLVHLILDSMWSSPVILLWPLLGGFPPAPYLDTLSYLQILLSGLEKPEILIPELLGLGYILVLVYLKRGLIWAEIKRLLRRQGKGTGTGSA, from the coding sequence ATGCTCCTCTTCGCCCACGTGGGCCTGGCCCTGGCCACCGCTCGCCTCTATAGCCGGCTGGACCTATTATTTCTCGCCCTGGGGTCCATCCTCCCCGATATCATAGACAAGCCTTTGGGCCTGCTCGTATTCGGGACACCGAACATGGGAAGGACATTCGCCCATACCCTTCTCTTCCTGCTCATCTTAGGAGCGATCTCCCTCCGCCTGCGAGACATCAGATTGGCCTCCCTCACCTGGGGGGTCTTGGTCCATCTCATCCTGGACTCCATGTGGAGCTCTCCAGTCATCCTCCTCTGGCCTCTGCTGGGAGGATTTCCCCCAGCTCCATACCTGGATACATTAAGCTACCTGCAGATCCTTCTCTCTGGCCTGGAGAAGCCGGAGATCCTCATCCCGGAGTTGCTCGGCCTGGGCTACATCCTCGTCTTAGTATATCTCAAGAGGGGCTTGATCTGGGCAGAAATCAAGAGGCTTTTGCGCAGGCAGGGGAAGGGCACTGGCACCGGCTCCGCCTAG
- a CDS encoding winged helix-turn-helix domain-containing protein, which translates to MRKGGLEALWGNYMRARRSKDQIIVEILNICEKGENLTNIVYRSSISFASIKAYLAVLMKNDLLIYQDGSPRIYKTTPKGLAMRDRLEGLHKLMEGLKI; encoded by the coding sequence TTGCGAAAGGGAGGGCTTGAGGCTCTTTGGGGGAACTATATGCGGGCACGCAGGAGCAAAGATCAGATCATAGTGGAGATCCTGAACATATGCGAAAAAGGGGAAAATCTCACCAATATCGTCTATCGAAGCAGTATCAGTTTTGCTTCCATCAAGGCATATCTCGCTGTGCTCATGAAAAACGATCTTCTGATATACCAGGATGGCTCTCCGCGAATCTATAAAACAACGCCAAAGGGCCTGGCAATGAGAGATCGACTGGAAGGGCTACATAAGCTGATGGAAGGCCTGAAGATATAG